The following DNA comes from Pararge aegeria chromosome 25, ilParAegt1.1, whole genome shotgun sequence.
TAAcggaaataatagttatttattttttatagaggacAAATTGCCTATAACGTTTcacgaaattaaatatcaaactgCTAAAGACactactttaaacaaaattgtaggGTATGTTAAGTTCGGATGGCCCGAACAAATTGAATCGGATCGTTACAAACAATATCATTTAAGgcgggaaaatatttttttagaacaggGATGCTTGGTTTGGGGATATAGAGTAATTATCCCTGCCAGTTTGCACTCCGCTGTGTTAGACGAATTACATTCCGGGCATATAGGCGTTGTTAAAATGAAACAGCTGGCTCGGAACTATCTGTGGTGGAGCGGCTTGGACGCCGATATTGAGCGCGTGTGTCGCGAGTGCACCGCATGCGCCGCGCTGCGCGCAcagccgccgcccgcgccgctgcACTCGTGGGAGTGGCCGGTGGAGCCTTGGTCGCGGTTGAATGTTGACTTTTTAGGTCCgtttcgtaataaatattatttagttattttagatgCTCATTCCAAATGGTTGGAAGTGGAACCAGTGCCAAATACTTCGGCAGCTACCGTTATATCTTGCCTGCGCAAAATATTTGCCCGGTTCGGTCTATGCAAGGTCATTGTGAGCGACAATGGTCCACCATTTTCTTCATCcgaatacttacattatttgaataagaatggaATCAAGCGAATATTAGTCGCCCCATATCATCCATCGAGTAACGGTGCAGCTGAAAacgttgttaaaactgtaaagctAGTATTAAAGAAGGCTATAATCGAAAACGTGAATTTAGAAAAAgcgttatgtacatttttatttacatatagaaATACAGAACATTGTACCACTCAAAAAGAACCCTCCGTAGCACTTTTGGGACACAGGTTACGCGGCAGGTTAGATCTTTTACGACCGAATACCAGAGATGTCATTCGCGATAAACAATCAAGTCAAGAAGAACGTCGCGGTGGCTCATTGCGAGAAATGAGCACTGGAGACCGGGTTCTGGTCcggaactataataataatttagtaaaatggAAGGAAGGTGTAGTGTTGGATAGAACCGGTCCCGTCTCCTATGTTGTCAAAACAGACGATGACAATCGTACTAGTAGAAGACACGTTGATCAAATacttgacaaaaattataaaaaatctaggTATACTTTAACAGGCATGGTGGATAATGAAAACTCGGGAGAAAGAGAGATGAATGATGAAGCGTTCAAAAGTTTCGATAATTCTGTTGTCGGTTCGTCTCCTGTAACAGATACAGAAAATCAGCTAGTAAAGGCACCTTCACCTTCTCAAGCGATTCCCAATACGAATAGTCCTCTTCGTATGGCATTAAGACCGCGGGTCAAAAAGATgatgaaattgtaattaattaagtgatgtaaatatttagtttttttttattggcttttaTGTAAATCCAATAGTTAAATTTGGAGAAGAGCAgtgtaatgtaggtagtttaataattagcccgcacttcatta
Coding sequences within:
- the LOC120634740 gene encoding uncharacterized protein LOC120634740, translated to MPFGKIEPFDVSSHNWDAYCRRVKQFIALNNISEDLHVATLVTHVGIACYELMCDLCSPDLPEDKKFEQLVKIVKDHLEPQRSEIAERHMFRQRKQKQGEIVSDYLKSLKHLAKHCNFRDSLEVNLRDQFVSGLQSEDMRSRLFAERNIDYKRAIELALALEAAERHAAEAASGASSSAISEGLHRIRSSPARAERGRMKRREGAGGVQADAAARAGALSLEGSRRGCWRCGRSGHPPSRCRYKFYSCDSCGQRGHLKVVCGNVDKCSDAVIQKNTKGQLFFNDLHLADKTPIFVKSRPLPLALRAPVERELERLQRDDVIYKVDRSDYAHYDPKLPLLLSVDSSAYGLGAVLTHRYSDGSERLISCASRTLNEAEQQGCLVWGYRVIIPASLHSAVLDELHSGHIGVVKMKQLARNYLWWSGLDADIERVCRECTACAALRAQPPPAPLHSWEWPVEPWSRLNVDFLGPFRNKYYLVILDAHSKWLEVEPVPNTSAATVISCLRKIFARFGLCKVIVSDNGPPFSSSEYLHYLNKNGIKRILVAPYHPSSNGAAENVVKTVKLVLKKAIIENVNLEKALCTFLFTYRNTEHCTTQKEPSVALLGHRLRGRLDLLRPNTRDVIRDKQSSQEERRGGSLREMSTGDRVLVRNYNNNLVKWKEGVVLDRTGPVSYVVKTDDDNRTSRRHVDQILDKNYKKSRYTLTGMVDNENSGEREMNDEAFKSFDNSVVGSSPVTDTENQLVKAPSPSQAIPNTNSPLRMALRPRVKKMMKL